From Enterococcus mediterraneensis, the proteins below share one genomic window:
- a CDS encoding histidine kinase N-terminal domain-containing protein encodes MREIVYLCEKYTSLFESDIKELIKTAQHITEKNLYADADVFIDVYNEMTQEALVVYHKRPKNKESLYQKRVIGQAALLENEPGVMRTMETSLNTIGLMALSQENRPIRQNIYPIRNNKKTIGVIIVEKDIIQEFDGNFAKAEQSNGFKISNVIKQIYQVQEGFVDQLAEAILIYNDAGILISSNQVAKELYRKLGYRTEIYGMHYDNLTLDYTTFEYSLYQFKNAFITESLNTETTYLSYHFKIKRIWIESEAKLIVIIQDDTAIKEKEAEIVSKSAAIREIHHRVKNNLQSVVSLLRIQERRTKSTEAKKVLKESVGRIMAIAATHELLSKQVEDQVSLIQTLEAVVYNFRHIFSNSREIEWIVEIDPKIYVQSDQMVTISLIVNELIQNIFDHAYASNEKGKIKLSGQIDDYIICIKVQDNGHGYDAKAKYDSSLGLMIVNSYVKDKLKGKIKTESNEQGTTTCFYFEKNTNDVV; translated from the coding sequence ATCAGGGAAATTGTTTACTTATGTGAGAAATATACGAGCCTTTTTGAAAGCGATATCAAAGAGCTTATCAAAACTGCTCAGCATATCACTGAAAAAAATTTATATGCAGATGCAGATGTCTTTATCGATGTGTATAACGAGATGACACAAGAAGCATTGGTTGTTTACCATAAACGTCCTAAAAATAAAGAATCACTGTATCAAAAGCGTGTTATTGGTCAAGCAGCATTATTGGAAAATGAGCCGGGAGTTATGCGCACAATGGAAACAAGCCTCAATACCATTGGGTTAATGGCCTTGTCACAAGAAAATCGTCCTATTAGACAAAATATCTATCCTATAAGAAATAATAAAAAAACAATAGGAGTAATCATTGTTGAAAAGGATATTATTCAAGAATTTGATGGGAATTTTGCTAAAGCTGAACAGTCTAACGGTTTTAAAATATCAAATGTTATTAAACAGATCTATCAAGTTCAAGAAGGTTTTGTCGACCAGTTAGCGGAAGCAATCCTTATCTACAATGATGCTGGTATATTAATCAGTTCAAATCAAGTTGCTAAAGAGCTATACCGTAAATTAGGTTATCGAACTGAAATTTATGGAATGCACTATGATAACTTAACATTAGACTATACTACTTTTGAATATTCACTTTATCAATTCAAAAATGCCTTTATTACAGAATCACTAAACACAGAAACGACTTATCTTTCATACCATTTTAAAATCAAACGGATTTGGATTGAAAGTGAAGCAAAGCTGATTGTTATCATTCAAGATGATACAGCTATCAAGGAGAAAGAAGCAGAGATTGTGTCTAAATCGGCTGCTATTCGTGAAATCCACCACCGAGTGAAAAATAATTTACAATCTGTTGTTTCTCTTTTACGAATACAAGAGCGTCGGACAAAAAGTACTGAGGCTAAAAAAGTATTGAAAGAAAGCGTTGGGCGGATTATGGCGATTGCTGCCACGCATGAATTATTGTCCAAACAAGTTGAGGATCAGGTATCTTTGATCCAGACACTTGAAGCGGTGGTATATAATTTCCGACATATATTTTCAAATTCTCGTGAGATTGAATGGATAGTAGAGATCGATCCTAAAATTTACGTCCAAAGTGATCAGATGGTAACAATTTCTTTGATTGTTAATGAATTAATCCAAAATATTTTTGATCATGCCTATGCATCAAATGAAAAAGGAAAAATCAAATTATCAGGTCAAATAGATGATTACATTATCTGTATCAAGGTTCAAGATAATGGTCATGGCTATGATGCTAAAGCAAAGTATGACAGCAGCTTAGGCCTGATGATTGTAAACAGTTATGTTAAAGATAAGCTAAAAGGTAAAATTAAAACTGAATCGAATGAGCAAGGAACTACAACTTGCTTCTATTTTGAAAAAAACACCAATGATGTTGTTTGA
- the eutA gene encoding ethanolamine ammonia-lyase reactivating factor EutA: MEKEKLLTVGIDLGTSTTQLVLSELTVENFASAFSVPRITISEKKIIFKSDIMFTPLLSQTEINDEPIKRFVSEQYQKAGIKKEDIQMGAVIITGETARKVNSSKVLQALSGYAGDFVVATAGPDLESIIAGKGAGTEEFSKEQHRTIVNIDIGGGTSNLAVFKDGEIYDTACFDIGGRLIKINPQTQKIVYISPKVQQLIKEIQSPVSVGQRVDPDLLQPIISELVNVLENSVGIGKSHFYDLFITNHGLRLDNEIPAITFSGGVADCLYEDRPTDIFKYGDIGLLLGHRLRHSRLFTEKEVLQSRETIRATVVGAGSHTAEVSGSTIVYTEQVLPIKNLPILKLSQEDEVLTSEKMAARIIDKLNWHSLEGDVPKIALAIKGIKNPAFTDIQRYGEGIVLGLDSLIKQKIPLIIIVDTDMAKALGHSLHAFLPKKYPFVCLDSVKVENGDYIDIGLPVAEGAVLPVIVKTLIFN, from the coding sequence ATGGAAAAAGAAAAATTGCTGACTGTCGGTATTGATTTAGGAACATCTACAACTCAATTAGTTCTTTCTGAGTTAACAGTCGAGAATTTTGCTTCGGCTTTTTCAGTTCCGCGAATCACTATTTCAGAAAAAAAAATCATATTTAAAAGCGATATCATGTTCACCCCCTTACTTAGTCAAACAGAAATTAATGACGAACCTATCAAAAGATTTGTCTCAGAGCAATATCAAAAAGCAGGTATTAAAAAAGAAGATATCCAAATGGGGGCAGTCATTATTACTGGTGAAACTGCTAGAAAGGTAAACTCTAGTAAAGTTTTACAAGCATTGAGTGGTTATGCGGGAGACTTTGTCGTAGCAACAGCTGGACCGGATCTTGAAAGTATTATTGCTGGAAAAGGAGCCGGTACAGAGGAGTTTTCAAAAGAACAGCACAGAACAATTGTCAATATTGATATCGGAGGCGGAACAAGTAATTTAGCTGTGTTTAAAGACGGAGAGATTTATGACACAGCTTGTTTTGATATTGGGGGACGATTGATCAAAATAAATCCCCAAACACAAAAAATCGTGTATATATCTCCTAAAGTTCAACAACTAATCAAAGAAATACAATCTCCGGTTTCAGTTGGGCAACGTGTTGATCCTGATTTATTACAACCCATTATTTCTGAGTTAGTCAATGTGTTGGAAAATAGTGTTGGTATTGGTAAAAGCCATTTTTATGATCTGTTTATTACCAATCATGGACTGCGGCTTGATAATGAAATTCCAGCAATCACTTTTTCTGGAGGTGTTGCTGATTGCTTATATGAAGACAGACCAACAGATATCTTTAAATATGGTGATATTGGTCTGTTACTAGGTCATCGACTACGTCATTCTCGTTTGTTTACAGAAAAAGAAGTCTTGCAGTCACGTGAAACAATTCGTGCAACAGTTGTAGGTGCTGGCTCACATACGGCTGAAGTAAGCGGCAGCACGATTGTTTACACAGAACAAGTTTTGCCAATCAAAAATTTGCCGATTTTAAAATTGTCACAAGAAGACGAAGTATTGACTTCTGAGAAAATGGCCGCCCGTATCATAGATAAATTGAATTGGCATTCTTTAGAAGGAGATGTACCCAAAATCGCTTTGGCAATTAAAGGTATCAAGAACCCAGCTTTTACAGATATTCAACGTTATGGAGAAGGGATAGTGTTGGGCTTAGATTCTTTGATCAAACAAAAAATCCCATTGATCATCATAGTAGATACGGATATGGCAAAAGCACTTGGACACAGTCTCCACGCTTTTTTACCTAAAAAATATCCATTCGTCTGTTTAGATTCAGTCAAAGTAGAAAATGGCGATTATATCGACATTGGCTTACCGGTTGCAGAAGGAGCCGTTTTACCGGTAATTGTTAAAACATTGATTTTTAATTAG
- a CDS encoding ethanolamine ammonia-lyase subunit EutB, translating into MILKTKLFGNTYQFSSVKEVLAKANEEKSGDKLAGVAAESSEERVAAKVVLSQLTLNDLFNHPVVDYDKDEVTRIIIDQVNMRIFESIKNWTVEELREWLLSDKTTDFEIKHISRGLTSEMIAAVCKLMSNMDLIIGAKKIHIEKTANTTIGRQGTFSARLQPNHPTDNIDGIMASVMEGLSFGAGDAVIGLNPVDDSTESVKRILNKFEEFRSEWDIPTQTCVLAHVTTQMEAMRQGAPTGLVFQSIAGSEKGNTAFGINASILQEARELALSQGQAAGPNVMYFETGQGSELSSEANFGADQVTMEARCYGLAKKFDPYIVNTVVGFIGPEYLYDSKQVIRAGLEDHFMGKLTGISMGCDVCYTNHMKADQNDMENLTVLLASAGCTYIMGIPHGDDVMLNYQTTGFHETATIREMFGLKPIREFEQWMEKMGFMENGKLTECAGDASVFLK; encoded by the coding sequence ATGATTTTAAAAACAAAGCTGTTTGGCAATACCTACCAGTTTTCTTCAGTCAAAGAAGTTTTGGCTAAAGCAAATGAAGAAAAATCTGGGGATAAGCTGGCTGGAGTAGCTGCAGAAAGTTCTGAAGAGCGGGTTGCTGCAAAAGTAGTTTTATCCCAACTTACATTAAATGATTTATTCAATCATCCAGTAGTAGATTACGACAAGGATGAAGTTACTAGGATTATTATTGATCAAGTGAATATGCGTATTTTTGAATCAATCAAGAATTGGACAGTTGAAGAATTAAGAGAATGGCTCTTATCTGACAAAACTACGGATTTTGAAATCAAACACATTTCGCGCGGTCTAACATCAGAGATGATTGCAGCTGTTTGTAAATTAATGTCAAATATGGATTTGATTATTGGCGCTAAAAAAATTCATATTGAAAAAACAGCGAATACAACGATTGGTCGTCAAGGAACTTTCTCAGCACGTTTACAGCCTAATCATCCTACAGATAATATCGATGGTATCATGGCATCTGTTATGGAAGGGTTATCCTTTGGAGCCGGTGACGCAGTAATAGGACTTAATCCGGTAGATGATTCAACGGAAAGTGTTAAACGTATTTTGAATAAGTTTGAGGAATTTCGCAGTGAGTGGGATATTCCAACACAGACTTGTGTGTTGGCACATGTAACTACACAGATGGAAGCAATGCGGCAAGGTGCCCCAACAGGATTGGTCTTTCAATCTATTGCCGGCTCTGAAAAGGGAAACACGGCATTTGGTATAAATGCTTCAATACTTCAAGAAGCACGTGAATTGGCTCTATCTCAAGGGCAAGCTGCTGGTCCAAATGTTATGTATTTTGAAACTGGTCAAGGATCTGAATTGTCCTCGGAAGCTAATTTCGGCGCAGATCAAGTGACAATGGAGGCACGTTGTTATGGATTAGCAAAGAAATTTGATCCTTATATTGTCAATACGGTAGTAGGTTTTATTGGACCAGAATATTTATATGATTCAAAACAAGTGATTCGTGCAGGTTTAGAAGACCACTTTATGGGTAAACTGACAGGCATTTCAATGGGGTGTGATGTTTGCTATACCAACCATATGAAAGCTGATCAGAATGATATGGAAAATCTAACTGTTCTTTTAGCATCAGCTGGGTGTACGTATATTATGGGGATTCCGCATGGTGATGATGTGATGTTGAATTACCAAACTACTGGATTTCATGAAACAGCAACAATTCGCGAGATGTTTGGTTTGAAACCAATCAGAGAGTTCGAGCAATGGATGGAAAAAATGGGATTTATGGAAAATGGAAAACTGACTGAATGTGCGGGCGATGCATCAGTATTTCTTAAATAG
- the eutC gene encoding ethanolamine ammonia-lyase subunit EutC, with translation MQRKKFAESVESADERMIDDITSVDLRKQLLIPKPKNKDGYLKMKSYTPARIGVWRTGTRYMTQSSLRFRADHAAAQDAVFSDVDPQLVKEMSFIPTQTICQSKDEYLTRPDHGRIFSEEMVEFIKKNTAKNPRIQIMVGDGLSSAAIEANIRDIIPSIKQGLKMHQLEFEDVIFVKYCRVPAMDKIGEITDAEVVCLLVGERPGLVTAESMSAYVAYRPTVGMPEARRTVISNIHSGGTPAVEAGAYIADLIKKMLDKKKSGIDLKSE, from the coding sequence ATGCAACGAAAAAAGTTTGCTGAGTCAGTAGAATCTGCAGATGAAAGAATGATTGATGATATCACATCAGTTGATTTACGAAAACAGTTACTGATTCCCAAACCGAAAAATAAAGATGGTTACCTGAAAATGAAATCTTATACACCTGCCCGTATAGGTGTATGGAGAACAGGAACACGCTATATGACGCAATCATCATTACGGTTTCGTGCTGACCATGCCGCAGCGCAAGATGCGGTTTTTTCGGATGTTGATCCTCAATTAGTCAAAGAGATGAGTTTTATTCCTACACAAACGATTTGTCAAAGTAAGGATGAATATCTAACAAGACCGGATCATGGAAGAATTTTTAGTGAAGAGATGGTTGAATTTATTAAGAAGAATACTGCAAAGAATCCAAGAATCCAGATTATGGTAGGAGATGGATTAAGCTCTGCAGCTATCGAAGCAAATATCCGGGATATTATTCCTTCCATAAAACAAGGCTTAAAAATGCACCAACTAGAATTCGAAGATGTCATTTTTGTGAAATATTGCCGCGTACCAGCAATGGATAAGATAGGTGAGATTACAGATGCGGAAGTAGTTTGTTTGCTTGTTGGAGAACGTCCTGGATTAGTTACAGCTGAATCAATGAGTGCATATGTTGCCTATCGACCAACTGTAGGTATGCCGGAAGCGCGAAGAACGGTCATATCAAACATTCATAGTGGCGGTACACCGGCAGTTGAAGCTGGAGCGTATATTGCAGATTTGATCAAAAAAATGCTGGACAAAAAGAAATCTGGAATTGATTTAAAAAGTGAGTAA
- the eutL gene encoding ethanolamine utilization microcompartment protein EutL, translated as MRNDRLGAKVLSVKIIPNADGALAEQLELRPGMRSLGIITSDCDDVTYVALDEATKAADVEVVYAKSMYAGAGNASTKLAGEVIGILAGPSPAEVNSGLDIAVQVIENEASFISANDDDSIPYFAHVVSRSGRFLSEQAKIREGEAIAYLIAPPLEAMVGLDAALKAADVQMGIFYGPPSETNFGGALLTGSQSACKAACGAFAQAVQNIADQPLAY; from the coding sequence GTGAGAAATGATCGATTAGGCGCAAAAGTTTTGAGCGTCAAAATCATTCCCAATGCAGATGGTGCATTAGCGGAGCAGTTGGAGCTGAGACCGGGGATGCGTTCATTAGGGATCATTACTTCAGATTGCGATGATGTAACTTATGTAGCGTTAGACGAAGCAACGAAAGCGGCAGATGTTGAAGTTGTTTATGCAAAAAGTATGTACGCTGGAGCAGGAAACGCATCTACTAAATTAGCGGGTGAAGTGATTGGTATTTTAGCTGGACCTAGTCCTGCAGAAGTCAATAGCGGCTTAGATATTGCCGTTCAGGTAATTGAAAACGAAGCAAGTTTTATTAGTGCTAATGATGATGACAGTATTCCCTATTTTGCTCATGTCGTTTCACGCTCAGGCCGTTTTTTATCTGAACAGGCTAAGATCCGTGAAGGGGAAGCAATTGCTTACCTTATTGCTCCACCGTTAGAAGCGATGGTGGGATTAGATGCAGCACTAAAAGCAGCAGATGTTCAAATGGGAATTTTTTATGGTCCTCCGTCAGAAACGAACTTTGGTGGGGCTTTGTTGACAGGTAGCCAATCGGCATGTAAAGCTGCTTGCGGTGCATTTGCACAGGCAGTACAAAATATTGCAGATCAACCGTTAGCGTATTAA
- a CDS encoding BMC domain-containing protein produces the protein MRALGMIEVRGFLGAISAVDAALKAANVELNNAETIRGGLTTIELVGDVAAVHAAVGAGVIVAKKLNCLIAHHVIARIDDQTVGIISKPKDNILSSVTEIQTEKPVGKSAIGELVTSNTESVEKQTKIYQLKESLQNKKVVELRKQAYQMNLETLKKSEIKFANKQALITAIMTEIERSEKDWN, from the coding sequence ATGAGAGCGCTGGGTATGATTGAAGTACGTGGATTTTTAGGAGCTATCAGCGCTGTAGATGCAGCGTTGAAGGCAGCGAATGTAGAACTGAATAATGCAGAGACTATTCGCGGAGGATTGACCACTATCGAGTTAGTTGGTGATGTTGCAGCGGTTCATGCAGCAGTTGGTGCAGGAGTAATAGTTGCAAAAAAACTTAATTGTTTGATTGCTCATCATGTGATTGCAAGAATCGATGATCAAACGGTTGGAATTATAAGTAAACCTAAAGATAATATTCTCTCTTCGGTTACAGAAATTCAAACAGAAAAGCCTGTGGGAAAATCAGCTATTGGAGAACTTGTAACAAGTAATACAGAATCTGTCGAAAAACAAACCAAGATCTATCAATTAAAAGAATCGTTACAAAACAAAAAGGTAGTTGAATTGCGCAAACAAGCTTATCAGATGAATCTTGAAACACTAAAAAAATCAGAAATAAAATTTGCTAATAAGCAAGCATTGATCACTGCAATTATGACAGAGATAGAAAGAAGTGAGAAGGATTGGAACTAA
- a CDS encoding acetaldehyde dehydrogenase (acetylating), whose product MELIDKDLQSVQEVRTLIKEAKQAQKELATFSQQQIDRIVQAISEATYDNRERLAKMASEETGFGLWQDKILKNSFASKTVYNYIKEMRTVGVVNEDPINKVTEIAVPVGVIAGLVPSTNPTSTVIYKSLISLKAANSIVFSPHPNALKSIIETVEIIQQAAENAGAPKGCVSVMTIPTMEGTHELMTHTDTNLILATGGNAMVRAAYSSGTPAIGVGPGNGPAYIEKSAHVPTAVKQIMDSKTFDNGTICASEQSIIAEKANKQMIKDELIRQGAYILNKEEADKLAKFILRPNGTMNPQIVGHSVQHIAELAGLNIPENRRLIVAEESRVGPQYPYSREKLAPIIALYTVENWEEACDLSIEILKGEGAGHTMIIHTENKDVIREFGLRKPVSRLLVNTPGSLGGIGATTNLVPALTLGCGAVGGSSTSDNIAPENLFNLRRVAYGTTELADLRKAEGQDLINECSEQNSQNNKDELINSLVAEVLARLQ is encoded by the coding sequence TTGGAACTAATTGATAAAGACTTACAATCTGTACAAGAAGTTCGCACATTAATCAAAGAAGCGAAACAAGCACAAAAAGAATTAGCAACTTTTTCTCAACAGCAGATTGACCGGATCGTCCAAGCGATCTCAGAGGCTACTTACGATAACAGAGAGCGACTTGCTAAAATGGCTAGCGAGGAAACCGGTTTTGGTCTATGGCAGGATAAAATTTTAAAGAATTCTTTTGCGTCCAAAACAGTTTATAACTATATAAAAGAAATGCGCACAGTGGGGGTGGTCAATGAAGATCCAATAAATAAAGTAACCGAAATTGCAGTACCGGTAGGGGTAATAGCCGGATTGGTTCCATCAACAAATCCGACATCGACTGTTATCTATAAATCATTAATTTCCTTAAAAGCAGCCAACAGTATCGTTTTTTCACCGCATCCCAATGCATTAAAGTCAATTATTGAAACAGTTGAAATCATACAACAAGCGGCTGAAAACGCAGGTGCACCTAAAGGTTGTGTTTCAGTTATGACGATTCCTACGATGGAAGGCACTCATGAACTAATGACTCACACGGATACGAATTTAATATTAGCTACCGGTGGAAATGCTATGGTGCGTGCTGCGTATTCTTCTGGAACACCGGCGATAGGGGTAGGTCCGGGCAATGGCCCAGCTTATATCGAGAAAAGTGCTCATGTACCTACTGCTGTTAAACAAATCATGGATTCTAAAACTTTTGATAATGGAACTATCTGTGCATCTGAACAATCGATTATTGCAGAAAAAGCTAATAAGCAGATGATCAAAGATGAATTGATCAGGCAAGGAGCCTACATCCTGAATAAAGAGGAAGCTGACAAGTTAGCTAAATTTATTTTGCGACCTAACGGTACAATGAATCCACAAATTGTTGGTCATTCTGTTCAGCATATTGCTGAGCTGGCTGGATTAAATATTCCAGAAAATCGTCGATTGATTGTTGCTGAGGAAAGCCGTGTTGGACCACAATATCCATATTCTAGAGAAAAATTAGCACCAATTATTGCACTATATACTGTCGAAAACTGGGAAGAAGCTTGTGACCTTTCAATAGAAATATTAAAAGGTGAAGGTGCAGGACATACGATGATCATTCATACGGAAAATAAAGATGTAATTCGTGAATTTGGTCTCAGAAAGCCGGTTTCGCGATTACTTGTAAATACTCCAGGATCTTTAGGTGGAATTGGCGCAACGACTAATTTAGTCCCAGCGTTGACATTGGGATGTGGAGCTGTAGGAGGAAGTTCAACATCAGATAATATTGCACCCGAAAATCTATTCAATTTACGAAGAGTTGCTTATGGTACAACAGAATTAGCAGATTTACGGAAAGCCGAAGGACAAGATCTGATAAACGAATGCTCAGAGCAAAATAGTCAAAACAATAAAGACGAATTAATTAATTCTTTGGTAGCCGAAGTATTAGCACGATTACAATAA
- a CDS encoding BMC domain-containing protein — MSSTNALGMIETRGLVGAVEAADAMVKAANVTLIGKEQVGGGLVTVMVRGDVGAVKAATDAGAAAAERVGELLSVHVIPRPHSEVDAILPHAAEM, encoded by the coding sequence ATGTCAAGTACAAACGCTTTGGGAATGATCGAAACACGTGGGTTAGTAGGAGCAGTAGAGGCTGCGGATGCAATGGTAAAGGCAGCTAACGTGACATTGATTGGGAAAGAACAAGTGGGTGGAGGATTAGTTACTGTAATGGTTCGTGGAGATGTCGGTGCGGTGAAAGCAGCAACAGACGCAGGGGCTGCAGCAGCCGAACGTGTAGGTGAACTTCTGTCTGTTCATGTGATTCCACGGCCTCATTCTGAAGTAGATGCTATTTTGCCTCACGCTGCTGAAATGTAA
- the eutD gene encoding ethanolamine utilization phosphate acetyltransferase EutD, whose amino-acid sequence MKSLEQLAEIINEVVKRVREETLSFEVEASGRHIHLSREAIDRLFGEGHQLTKVKDLSQPGQFVCQERITISGPKGLFKNVVILGPERKNSQVEVSLTDARELGIRVPIRESGNIEDTPGIVLMNGDKVLHLDKGLIVAKRHIHMTPEDARKNQVENGQIVKVKINSERALIFDDVVVRVSPKFATYMHIDYDEANACGLNKGDRGAII is encoded by the coding sequence ATGAAAAGTTTGGAACAACTTGCAGAGATTATAAATGAAGTTGTCAAACGTGTAAGAGAAGAAACACTGTCTTTTGAGGTAGAAGCTTCAGGAAGACACATTCATTTATCTCGAGAAGCAATCGATAGGTTATTTGGTGAAGGTCATCAGCTGACAAAAGTAAAGGATCTTTCTCAACCTGGACAATTTGTCTGCCAAGAAAGAATTACGATTTCAGGGCCTAAAGGATTGTTTAAAAATGTTGTTATTTTAGGACCCGAAAGAAAGAATTCACAGGTGGAAGTGTCATTAACAGATGCACGGGAGTTGGGAATAAGGGTACCTATTCGCGAGAGCGGGAATATTGAAGATACTCCTGGTATTGTCTTAATGAATGGCGATAAGGTTCTTCACTTAGACAAAGGTCTGATTGTTGCTAAGCGACATATTCATATGACTCCGGAAGATGCTCGAAAAAATCAAGTGGAGAATGGTCAAATCGTAAAGGTAAAAATCAATAGTGAACGTGCATTGATTTTTGATGATGTTGTAGTACGTGTCAGTCCTAAATTTGCTACATATATGCATATTGATTACGACGAGGCAAATGCGTGTGGTCTGAATAAGGGGGACCGCGGAGCCATAATTTAA
- a CDS encoding EutN/CcmL family microcompartment protein, with the protein MLLGKVSGSVWSTRKDEKLNGWKFMVVQVWDTETKEQKKSLIAADNAGAGIGDMVLITQGQAARISAEKMDVPIDAMIVGIVDSLDTEN; encoded by the coding sequence ATGTTATTAGGAAAAGTGTCAGGAAGTGTATGGTCTACACGAAAAGATGAAAAGTTAAACGGCTGGAAATTTATGGTTGTGCAAGTTTGGGATACGGAAACGAAAGAGCAAAAAAAATCACTGATTGCAGCTGATAATGCTGGTGCGGGAATTGGAGATATGGTTTTGATCACGCAAGGTCAGGCGGCAAGAATCTCGGCAGAAAAAATGGATGTTCCAATAGACGCGATGATTGTAGGAATAGTAGATTCCTTAGACACGGAAAATTAA